TTGTTTCGAAAATACCTTGAGAAACAGTTAAAAAATAATCAGAATTTTCTGATGATTTTGTTAGAATTTTTGCAATTTCTCGCAATAAAGAAGGTGTATTTTTAAAGGTAAAATCACAGAGATCAGAGCGTACAATTACATCACCTAAATCTAAAGCTAACTTTTTAATATTCTTTCTAATACGCAATTCACTTGCAGGAGAAAGCCTATTAATTGCCATCATTACCGCACCTACTTTTACTTCTTTTTTTAAAGCAGCAGAAACATCTGCCAAAATAATTCTTGCTAAAGAAGATACATTTATCAACTTTTCATTTAAAGCCTCTTCTATAAAAGGTGTTTTTCTAATGGTACTTTCTACAACTTCTTGTATTGTTTTCATTACAATTGTTTAATATTTTATATCAATGTTCAAAATTAAACATTTAATCTAATTTATCTGTCAATTTTTGAAATTCTTTTTTAGGGTTTTTGTTAGCATATAAAATATTATAAACCGTATCTATAATAGGCGTATTTGCTCCGTTTTCTTCCTTCATCTTAAAGGCACTTTTAGTAGCGTAATATCCTTCTGCAATCATACTCATTTCCATTTGAGCAGATTTAACAGTATATCCTTTACCAACCATGTTACCAAATTGTCTATTTCTACTAAAAAGAGAATAACCTGTAACTAATAAATCGCCTAAATAAGCAGAGTTATTAATGTTACGTTTCATTTTATGTACCTTTTTAATAAAGCGTTTCATTTCTCTAATTGCGTTGCTCATTAAAACTGCCTGAAAATTGTCTCCATAACCTAAACCATGTGCAATACCAGCAGCTACAGCATAAATATTTTTTAACATTGCTGCATACTCAGTACCTATAATATCATCAGAAATCTTGGTTTTTATGTACCAACTTTGCAAAGACTTTTCTATATATTTTGCCTTATTTTCATCTTTACAAGCAATTGTTAAATACGATAATCGCTCCATAGCAACTTCTTCTGCATGACAAGGTCCAGTGATAACACCAATATTTTCTATAGGAATATTAAATTCTCTATTAAAATGTTCTCCTATAATTAAACCTGTTTCTGGTACAATTCCTTTAATTGCCGAAAAAATAATTTTACCCTCTAAAGAAGTATCTAATTTTTTTAATTCGCTCATTAAAAAGGCAGAAGGAATTGCAAAAATAAGTATATCGTAGTTTTTAACGGTGTAATTAATATCACTAGACAAATCTAACTGACGTGCATACACATCTGCAGATTGCAAATAATTTGGGTTATGATCATTTTCTTTAATATGCTCAATTGCTTGCTCACTCCTCATGTACCAACCAATGGTATCAAGGTTTTCACTCAACATTTTTACAATGGCCGTAGCCCAACTACCACCACCAAAAACCGCTATTTTTTTGTCCTCATTCATCTATTGATCATTTTATATATCAAAAGTAAGAAAATTAGTATCTAATGATGAATGCATTTGTGAATTATTATATTTGTGTATGCTAATACTAATTTTTTGAGTTCCTTAAAACGATTTTTTAAAGACACCATAATATACGGAATTGCCGCTGTTTTACCACGTGCAATTAATATCTTTTTGGTTAAATTACATACCTCTACATTAGATGCAGAAAAATATGCAGTTAATACAGATTATTATGTTTATGCTGCCTATTTAAATGCACTACTAACTTTTGGAATGGAAACTGCTTTTTTTCGTTTTTTTTCTAAGGAAAAAGAGAAAGGAAAAGTAGTTTCTACATCCTTTATTAGTTTGTTAATTTCAACGCTAATCTTCTTTTTTTTAGCGTTATTTTTTAATAATGAAATTGCTACTTTCTTCGGATTTAAAAACCCTTTATTTTTTAAATTATTAGTTTATACAATTACGCTAGATACCCTAGTAGTTGTACCTTTTGCATATTTACGCGTTACAAACAAACCTTTAAAATTTACAGCAATAAAACTGATAAATATTGGTGTATTTACTATTTTAAATGTTTTCTTTTTATGGTTTGTGCCTTATGCTATTAAAAACGGAATTTCATTACCAGAAACCATTGTAAATTACTATGAGAACAACCCAAAAGTCATTCATATTTTTGTTGCAGGAACTGTAGCCAGTTTATCTACTTTTGGATTGCTTTTTCCATCTGTTTTTAAATTTAAATTCGAGTTTGATATTACGCTTTTTAAAAGAATGTTAGCCTATAGTTTACCAATAATGGTTGGAAGCTTAGCTTTTGTAACCAATGAAAACCTAGACAAACTTTTGTTAGGAG
The nucleotide sequence above comes from Polaribacter butkevichii. Encoded proteins:
- a CDS encoding NAD(P)H-dependent glycerol-3-phosphate dehydrogenase; the encoded protein is MNEDKKIAVFGGGSWATAIVKMLSENLDTIGWYMRSEQAIEHIKENDHNPNYLQSADVYARQLDLSSDINYTVKNYDILIFAIPSAFLMSELKKLDTSLEGKIIFSAIKGIVPETGLIIGEHFNREFNIPIENIGVITGPCHAEEVAMERLSYLTIACKDENKAKYIEKSLQSWYIKTKISDDIIGTEYAAMLKNIYAVAAGIAHGLGYGDNFQAVLMSNAIREMKRFIKKVHKMKRNINNSAYLGDLLVTGYSLFSRNRQFGNMVGKGYTVKSAQMEMSMIAEGYYATKSAFKMKEENGANTPIIDTVYNILYANKNPKKEFQKLTDKLD
- a CDS encoding MATE family efflux transporter; translated protein: MSSLKRFFKDTIIYGIAAVLPRAINIFLVKLHTSTLDAEKYAVNTDYYVYAAYLNALLTFGMETAFFRFFSKEKEKGKVVSTSFISLLISTLIFFFLALFFNNEIATFFGFKNPLFFKLLVYTITLDTLVVVPFAYLRVTNKPLKFTAIKLINIGVFTILNVFFLWFVPYAIKNGISLPETIVNYYENNPKVIHIFVAGTVASLSTFGLLFPSVFKFKFEFDITLFKRMLAYSLPIMVGSLAFVTNENLDKLLLGDILGEKQMGVYAACYKLGVFMTLYIMAFRLGAEPFFFNNADKKNAKETYAKVLTWFTIFGSFFMLIVVVFIDLFAQILLGKPEYFEALSIVPIILLANLFLGIYNNLSIWYKLTDKTKYGMYFSIVGALITIIFNLIMIPKIGFMASAWATLIAFGTMMVLSYFVGKKHYPVNYKLKKIAYYLIYSILFEWVSFIVFRGQYWFSIVTILLFFGLIYYNEKEEIKQILKR